In Sphingobacterium sp. lm-10, the DNA window GGTAGCGTATGAAGATGGCAGCCAGGAATTGTTTTATATCCCGCTTCGCGAGATGCGTGGGCAAAAGCCTGCTGAAGGGTTTGCGATGTACAGCAATGTAAAACGTACGGTATTGGAAGATTGGTTCTGGACGAAACCAACTTACAACATCAAACTATCTAAAAAGCCGAAGAAAGTGGTGATAGATCCTACTCAGCGCTTGGCGGATGTGGAATCTAGTGATAATACGCTGACGCGATAACAAACAAAAAGGCCAACTCAGAATGAGTTGGCCTTTTTGTTTGCTGAGGAAAGACGGGTTAGTTCAAGCCTCTTTTTTCCATTAAGTGTATCGGATTTGGATTAGCACCGCGGAAGGTACGGTACATTTCTGCCGGATTACCTGTTCCACCGCGCTCCAAGATATTGCGACGAAATGAACTTGCCGTAGATTGATCGTATAAGCCCTTTTCCTTGAACGCTGCAAATGCATCGGAATCCAATACCTCCGACCAGATGTAACTGTAGTATCCTGAAGAATATCCTCCAGAAAATATATGTTGGAAGTTTGTCGTTCTATAACGAGGGATAATGGCATCAATCAACCCAACTTTGCGCATAGCTGCATCTTCAAAAGCGATGGCATCTGTATTGATCGGAGAGGTAGCTGCATGGTAATTCATGTCCAGCAATGATGCTGCTAAGTACTCCACAGTTGCAAAACCTTGATCGAATGTTCCTGCTTTCTGCATTTTCTCAATTAACTCATCAGGAATAGCTTCACCTGTCTCATAGTGTTTTGCATACGATTTCATCACGGCTGGATCAGCGGCCCAGTTTTCCATGATTTGAGAAGGTAATTCTACGAAATCGCGTGGTACCGAAGTGCCGGATAGACTTTTGTATTTAACGTTAGATAATAAGCCATGCAATGCGTGACCAAACTCGTGAAACAAGGTGCTGGCTTCATCAAATGTAAGCAATGCTGGCTTGTCGCCAACGGGTTTAGTAAAGTTGCAGACAATAGAAACGACCGGAGCAACACGCTTCCCGTCTTTGCTGTACTGAGAGCGGTAAGATGTCATCCATGCGCCAGAGCGTTTAGAATCACGTGGAAAAAAATCAGCGTATAGAATTCCGAGGTGGGAGCCATCTTTGTCTTTTACTTCATATACTTCCACTTCCTGATGGTATACCGGAACATTATTTAAGGCTACGAAACTCAATCCCCACAACTTAGCCGCAGTTTGGAAAGCACCCTCGCGTACTTCTGCTAATCCGAAATAGGGTCTGATTTCTTCTTCATTTAATGCAAAACGCTTCATGCGTACTTTTTCTGCATAATAACGCCAGTCGTAAGGAGCCACCTGAAAGGTGTCGCCTGCCAACTTAATCTCTTGTTGCAAATCGGCTTCCTCCACTTTTGCTTTGGCCAAAGCCGGGCCCCAAAGTTTATTTAATAAGTTTAGAACATTGTCTGGGTTTTCTGCCATAGACTCCTCCAATACATAAGCAGCATGGGAAGGATAACCCAAAAGTTTTGCTTTTTCTAATCGTAAGTTGGCAATTTCAATCGCATTTTTTTTGTTGTCAAAATCGCCACCATTGTTGCCACGCATCTGATAGGCATTCCAGATTTCTTTACGAAGCTCACGATTATCAGCATATTGAAGAAAAGGCATTACCGATGGGTTCGATAAGGTAAATACCCACTTTCCTTCTTTACCCTTTTGCTTGGCAGTAGCCGCTGCTGCAGCGCGCACGCCCTCAGGTAAACCAGACAGGTCTTTCTCATCCTCGATTACCAGTTCGTATGTTTTCGCTTCTGCAGGCAAGTTTTCGCCAAATGAGTTAGTTAGTGTAGACAGTTTTGAATTGATTCCCTTCAGTTTTTCTTTACTTTCTTCAGGAAGGTTGGCTCCCGAACGAACAAATCCCTTGTAGGTTTCTTCCAATAGTTTGATGTCTTCTTTATCCAAACCCAAATGATCCTTATGATCGTATACCGCTTTTACGCGAGCAAATAGTTTTGCGTTTAATTGGATCTCATCTCTGTGTGCAGAAAGCACCGGAGCCATGTCAGCTGCTATAGCTTGTAGAGAATCTGTTTTGTTCGCAGAGTTCAGGTTGCCAAATATCACCGATACCTGGCTCAACATAGATCCCGCATTTTCCAAGGCAACAATAGTATTTTGAAAGGTAGGGTCTTCCTCATTGTTAAGAATAGAGTCTATCTCTGTGTTGTGAAGTTTTATCGCTTCATCATAAGCCGGACGAAAATGTTCGTCTTTGATTTTATCAAACGGCGGGACATTAAAAGGAGTGTCAAAGTATCCTAACAAAGGGTTGTCCGTAGAGTCATTTCGGTTAGACTCTCCACAACCTACTACAATAGATGTTACCACCATGCAGATAGGAAGTAATCGCTTTTTAATCATGTAACGTATGTTTAGTTGTCGAAATTTTACGTACAAATGTAGGTATTAATTTCAACTGTATCACGCACGATGACTAACGTGATGAATGGTGTGGTGGACACACTATAAACTACAACTTTCCTACCATCTGATAGACTTCCATCATATAACTGGCTTCTTCGAGAGATAGGATGAAATTCGCCCAATCAGAGAAGGTGAATGTTAATGCCAGCTCAGGGAGTGGTGTTGGCAGCATCATGCGCACGACGCCATCTGGACAGGTAAAGAATTTTTCTCTTCCCTTATAATCGTATACGCTTTGCACAAAGCTTTGGAAATGTCCAGCATCAAAGGACAATAAAGACGAATCCTGCCAAATGTAATGTGCTTTGCATTGATCGCAATAAGTGATGGATGTTTGCCCGTTGGCGCTGAGCAATCTGGATTGACACATATTATTTATATTTATTTAGATCAAATATAAATAAGAATATTGCTTTGTCAAAATATTTTCCACCAAGGTTTGGTAATACCTACATACCAGGTGCCGAATACTCCGTCTAAATATTTTATTAGCAGTTAATTTTATCCCAAAAAATATAAAATACTTGATTTTGGAAATTTTCGCTAAAGTTATTATCAGCATAGTTGGAGTGATGCTTTAATAGTCAGTTTTTTTTTCAACCTTTGAACATTGATATTCGTAACTGGCCATGAAAATTACAATTCTGACTCCTGATATCCCATATCCTTTACACATGGGGGGCAATGTTGCTCAATTTGCTTTCTCAGATTATTTGAGGCATAAAATATCTATTACCTATATTTTCGAAATTTTTAATCAAGATGACGAGAAATCTGCGAATGAATTACAAGAGCTATGGGATAATGTAAAGATTATTAGAGTGTATAATGATCAATATCATCTTTCGAAACCACTGACAATTCTGGAGAGAATTTTTCGAAAAATTAGTGTGGTAGCGAGTCGTTTAAGTGGTGCAAGGATGTACGAAAGTCTGCCAGGTAAATCCAACCCCATTTTTAGCAATGCTTTATGGTACGTAAAACCCTTTTCTGAAGGTTTTATAACTGCTATTTTAGAACACATTTCGGTAGATAGCCCTGATCTAATTCAGGTTGAGCACTCTAGAGGATTATGCCTTGCTGATTTGGAGACGGGCGATATCCCAAAAGTATTTATTCACCATGAAGTTCAATTTGGGATGTTAGAGTCGTTAGGAAAATATGATGCTATAAATGTTTTCTCAAGGTACACGATAGACCTTACGAAGAATATTGAGTGCAATCTTTTACGGAAATTTCACTCTATTTTAACGTTTAGTGAAAATGACAAACAGAAATTGATAGCTGAAGGGTTGGAGAATGTAGAATCGATACCTTTTCCCATCCTTTCTAGTGAATTTGGGAGGAAAAAGAAATGTATAAACATTGACAAATTATTATTTGTTGGTGGAGATTGGCATTACCCGAATTATGATGCAGTATCTTGGTATGCTTCAGAATTAGGAGAAGATATTTATAATAATTTTGGCTTAAAACTTCATGTCGTAGGTCGGTGGAGAAAGCAAAATATCGACTATCTTAAAAGTGACTTTGTGATTTTTGAAGGGTTCGTAAAAGATCTCAATGAGTTTGGAATCCATGCTATTCATATTCTTCCTATACGTATGGGGGGAGGTATACGAACAAAACTTCTAAGTGCGATTGCAAACTTCCAGCCAATTATAACGACTGTAATAGGAGCAGATGGTATAAGCGTAGAAGATGGGAAACATGTTTACTTTGCGGATTCTAAAATTCAATTCATTGATGCAATTTCAAAAATTTTGAAAGATCAAACGCAGTCATTAACTATGTGCAACAATGCATTCGAATTTTTGCGTGAGACATTTGATCAAGAAAAATTAGCCAATAGAAGGCTGCAGTTGTATAAGAAGCTACTATTTACAAAAGAATAATTGCCAAGACAATACTTTTGTTGTTAGATCATTTCATCAAAATATTTTCCACCAAGGTTTGGTAATGCCTACATACCAGGTGCCATTTTCTTCCTTTACAGGATAGGTGTTGATGTAGTTTCCTTGCCCTGGATTTCCTCGTCCCGTCTGGATGTCAAACCCATGGCGGTGAAACGGACAAATCAATTTGCCGCCTTCGCACCAGCCTTGAGATAGGTCAGCACCGGCATGAGGGCATTTGGCACTAGTAATATGGGGTGTACCCGATTGGTAGATAATACAAAGTTTCTTGCCATCTACCTGTATCTCTGATACACCTTCTTTTTTTGGGAGTTTAAATTCGTGCCATATCATATATAAAGATGAACAAATTGTAGGCATAATCGTTGCATATAAATGCAGATTGGCACAGAGTTAGATCTCGCATCTATTGATTATCTTTGTATACTATGTCGAAAAATTTACAAGTTACCATTGACAAGGATTCAGGTTTTTGTTTTGGAGTCGTCTATGCCATAGATATGGCTGAAGAGATTTTAGAAGAAGAAGGGCAACTTTATTGTCTGGGCGACATAGTACATAATGATGAAGAGGTAGCAAGGCTAAAGGCTAAAGGACTACAGATCATTAGTCATGCCGATTTGCCGGGGTTGCAAAATGCAAAAGTATTGATTCGTGCACACGGCGAGGCGCCAGAAACGTACCGAACTGCACTTGAAAATAACATTACGCTGATCGATGCATCATGTCCTGTAGTATTAAAATTGCAAAATCGCATTAAAACATCGCATGATAACGCCGAAAAAATTCTAATTTTTGGTAAACACGGTCATGCCGAGGTGATTGGTCTGAAAGGCCAGACTAACGATGAAGCGCTCGTTTTTCAGGATATTGCTGAGCTGGACGACGTGGAACTGCCAGAGTCATTTACTTTATACAGCCAAACGACTAAGAGTGTCGATAAATTCTATTCGATTAAAGAGGAGTTAATCAATCGCGGTTATCAAGTGAAAGCGAATGATACCATCTGCCGACAAGTATCTAATCGGTACGAGGATTTGCTGGGCTTCGCGAAAGCATACGATCGTATAGTCTTTGTTTCCGGAAAGAAATCTTCCAATGGGAAAGTATTATATGAAGTGTGCAAAACTGCGAACCCTAACAGCTACTTTGTGTCTGATGTAACTGAACTGGACTCGACGCTTTTTCAAACAAACGAGTCGGTGGGCATCTGCGGTGCTACTTCGACTCCGATGTGGTTAATGAAAGATGTAAAGGCATCACTCGAGACGCTCTAAGGTCATTTTTACATCACATTGCGCGCTTATAACAAGCCGCATAACCGAGAAATCTTAAATTTGCTGGTACATGAAGAAGAGTGCAAAAAAAGGCATATTGCTGGTACAATTGGGTACACCAGATAAGCCTACTACCCGTGATGTTGGTCGTTATTTAGATGAGTTTTTGATGGATGGACGGGTGATTGACATTCCCTATATAACAAGAGCTTTGCTGGTGAAAGGGGCTATTGTACCTCGCAGAGCGCCTAAGTCTGCTGCTACATACAAAACTATTTGGGACGAGGAGACAGGTTCGCCTTTGATGTATTATAGCGTTAAGCAACAGGAAATGTTGCAGGCAGCTTTGGGCGAAGAATACCACGTGGCTTTAGCGATGCGTTATCAAAACCCCTCACTCGTCGATGTGCTCAGTGAGATGGAAGGGATCTTGTTAGATTCTATACGTGTAATCCCCATGTTTCCGCAGTACGCATCTGCTACAACGGGCTCGGTCATAGACCGTGTAATGGAGATCGTTCGCAAATGGC includes these proteins:
- a CDS encoding Rieske 2Fe-2S domain-containing protein produces the protein MIWHEFKLPKKEGVSEIQVDGKKLCIIYQSGTPHITSAKCPHAGADLSQGWCEGGKLICPFHRHGFDIQTGRGNPGQGNYINTYPVKEENGTWYVGITKPWWKIF
- a CDS encoding M3 family metallopeptidase → MIKKRLLPICMVVTSIVVGCGESNRNDSTDNPLLGYFDTPFNVPPFDKIKDEHFRPAYDEAIKLHNTEIDSILNNEEDPTFQNTIVALENAGSMLSQVSVIFGNLNSANKTDSLQAIAADMAPVLSAHRDEIQLNAKLFARVKAVYDHKDHLGLDKEDIKLLEETYKGFVRSGANLPEESKEKLKGINSKLSTLTNSFGENLPAEAKTYELVIEDEKDLSGLPEGVRAAAAATAKQKGKEGKWVFTLSNPSVMPFLQYADNRELRKEIWNAYQMRGNNGGDFDNKKNAIEIANLRLEKAKLLGYPSHAAYVLEESMAENPDNVLNLLNKLWGPALAKAKVEEADLQQEIKLAGDTFQVAPYDWRYYAEKVRMKRFALNEEEIRPYFGLAEVREGAFQTAAKLWGLSFVALNNVPVYHQEVEVYEVKDKDGSHLGILYADFFPRDSKRSGAWMTSYRSQYSKDGKRVAPVVSIVCNFTKPVGDKPALLTFDEASTLFHEFGHALHGLLSNVKYKSLSGTSVPRDFVELPSQIMENWAADPAVMKSYAKHYETGEAIPDELIEKMQKAGTFDQGFATVEYLAASLLDMNYHAATSPINTDAIAFEDAAMRKVGLIDAIIPRYRTTNFQHIFSGGYSSGYYSYIWSEVLDSDAFAAFKEKGLYDQSTASSFRRNILERGGTGNPAEMYRTFRGANPNPIHLMEKRGLN
- a CDS encoding 4-hydroxy-3-methylbut-2-enyl diphosphate reductase, translated to MSKNLQVTIDKDSGFCFGVVYAIDMAEEILEEEGQLYCLGDIVHNDEEVARLKAKGLQIISHADLPGLQNAKVLIRAHGEAPETYRTALENNITLIDASCPVVLKLQNRIKTSHDNAEKILIFGKHGHAEVIGLKGQTNDEALVFQDIAELDDVELPESFTLYSQTTKSVDKFYSIKEELINRGYQVKANDTICRQVSNRYEDLLGFAKAYDRIVFVSGKKSSNGKVLYEVCKTANPNSYFVSDVTELDSTLFQTNESVGICGATSTPMWLMKDVKASLETL
- a CDS encoding glycosyltransferase, giving the protein MKITILTPDIPYPLHMGGNVAQFAFSDYLRHKISITYIFEIFNQDDEKSANELQELWDNVKIIRVYNDQYHLSKPLTILERIFRKISVVASRLSGARMYESLPGKSNPIFSNALWYVKPFSEGFITAILEHISVDSPDLIQVEHSRGLCLADLETGDIPKVFIHHEVQFGMLESLGKYDAINVFSRYTIDLTKNIECNLLRKFHSILTFSENDKQKLIAEGLENVESIPFPILSSEFGRKKKCINIDKLLFVGGDWHYPNYDAVSWYASELGEDIYNNFGLKLHVVGRWRKQNIDYLKSDFVIFEGFVKDLNEFGIHAIHILPIRMGGGIRTKLLSAIANFQPIITTVIGADGISVEDGKHVYFADSKIQFIDAISKILKDQTQSLTMCNNAFEFLRETFDQEKLANRRLQLYKKLLFTKE